The Gemmatimonas phototrophica region GTTTGCTGTGCCTGCTCCGGCGTGGCGAGCGTCATGCACAGCTCCAGCTGCGTGCGTTCACCGAGGTCGTGAAAGTCCACCGTCACGCGGAAGAGCGGTGCGCTGTCGGCGGCTGAGGCGCCGTGATCGTACACCAGTCGCTTCTGTGGCTCCACCACGTGATAGCGCGTGAAGTTGGGCCAGTCTTTGCCGTCGGGACCGTGCATGGTGTATACCCACGTGCCATCCACCCGCAGCTCCTTGCTGTGGGTGGTGATGGTAAAGCCACGCGGTCCCCACCACTGCGCCACCTGCGCCAGATCGGTCCACGCGTCCCACACCAGCGCGACGGGTGCGTCGTAGACGCGGGTGAGGCGAATGTCGCAGCTGCTATCGGCTGACGTCATCGGGGTGGCTCGGGGTGGGGGTGGGGGTGGGGGTGGGCGTGGGCGTGGTCACGGGAGCTGTGACTTGGGCTGTGACGGTCTTGAGGTACTCGCCCAGGCGATCGAGGCTCGCTTCCATGTGGGCGCGATACTCGTCCATCCAGGCGGCGGCGTCTTTGAGCGGCGCGGCGTTGAGCGTGCAGGGGCGCCATTGGGCCTCGCGCCCTTTGGTGACGAGCCCGGCCCGCTCCAGCACCTTGAGGTGCTTGGTGACTCCCGGGAGCGTCATCTGCCCCAGAAACGGCTCGGCGATCTGGGTGACACTGGCCTCCCCCTGCCGCAGGCGCGCCAGGATGGCGCGGCGGGTGGGGTCGGCGAGGGCGGAGAAGGTTTGGCTCAGCGTGTCCTGCATGATATACCAGTTGGTTAATTAGCTGACTGGTATAGTAAGTGGCGGGGTATATTCTGCAAGGCGGGGTATATTCTGCAAGACGGTACGCTCGGAATCGGTGGCCCCCAATTTTCTGGTACTGACCCAATGCGCCTGCGAAGCTTGCTGACACGCCCAAAACTGGCCGCACTGCTGCTGCCAGCGGCCGGTGCTGCCGCCCTGCTGTTTTCGCCCGCCGGCAAGCTGCCGGCCAGTGCTCGCTGCTCATTGGCGCCTGGTGGTACGATGGCGTTGCTCAAGGTCGAGCGAGACACCCTGTTGCCATTGACCGAGTCGCGTCAGTCGCCCGTCTTCTCAAGTAGCGCGCCGGCCGGTGGCCGCGGCGAAATGACCGACACCATGATCATGCCGGCGGCGCGGGTGCGGCTGCTGAACGTGGATGATGTCACGCGCGCCGCGTTCACCGCGGCGGGGATTTCGGACACGCAGCCGCACGCGTATATCGTGGCCGCACCGTATGGCGCCGACTGCCGCACCATTCCGTGGTCGGACACCGTGACCTTCGCCGTGCCAGGCGAAATTGGTTATGTGCGTGCAACGCTGGCGGCGCGGGATCGCTGGATCGGGAACGTGCCCGTGCTCGTCATCCCCGACTACTGGAACTATCCGTATCCACGGCGCGGTCGCCCGTATGGTGTGCCGGTCAATGCGCCGCTCGCGCCCGCTGCCGCGATGTTTGATGCGCAGCGTCTGCTGCATCGCCCGTACTACACCACACGACCGTCGCCGTCGGAGATTGATGCCGCGGGTGGCGAGCGTGGCGCGCGAGCCATGGACTGGGCGCGCAGCAATCTCCAGCACGCCGAACTGGAACCGATCCGCACGCTTGTGCGCGATGCTGTGTTGGAAACCGATTGGCGCGTCGCTCAGCGCACACCCAGTCAGCTGCGCGGTACATACCGTGTTGAGCTGCACGCCGACACCACGACGTACACATGGTACTTTCGCACGCAGCCGCAGCTTGCCTATCGCTGGGACGGGGAGAGGCAGCGTACCACAGCGGAGCTGCTTTCATCTCCGCACATTGGCGGCTACCGCATGGTGGGGTATGCCGCCGAGTCGCTGTCGGCGCTGACTGGTGATCCGGGCAGCGGGAGCAATCGTCGACCATTGGTATGGCTTGTCGTGAACGACCGTCCCACCACGCCCGGCAATGAGGCGCGGCGGGAGTTCACCGGCGTGCTGGAGTTCATGCAGAGCGCCACGGCCGAAGCGGCGTGGGATGCACTGGCGCCGTTCACGCCCCCGCTGAGCGTCGCGGACAGCACGATGCTGGCCCGCATGGGGCGCCCCTTGCCACGCGGCAACCGGCAGCCGCGGTTGCCAATCACCGTGCAGCTTGGTGCCAATGAGAGCGTGCGTGCCGACAGCACGTGGGTGACCGCAGGCCGTCGCTTGCGGGTGGTGCTGACGCGAGTGGATACCACGACCACCCGCCGCACGTTCTGACCGGTTCTCGCCGGATATTGCACGGGTCAGGTGTGCAACGGTTCATTGCGCCGAGCTGCCACGCTCGGCGTACATTTCGGGCATGACCGACATTGCCAGCCGGCTGGGCGCTGCCCTTGCAGAACGTTACGAGATTGAGCGGGAGCTGGGGCACGGGGGTATGGCCACCGTGCATCTGGCGCGCGATATCCGCCATGGTCGTACCGTGGCCATCAAGGTGTTGCGCCCCGAGCTTGCCCAGGCGGTAGGTGCGGCGCGTTTTCTGCGGGAGATCAACATCGCCGCGCAGCTGCAGTCGCCGCACATTCTGCCGCTGCTCGATTCGGGGGAGGCGGACGGGCTTCTGTACTACGTCATGCCGTACATCGAGGGCGATTCACTGCGTGGTCTGCTCGCCAAGGAGGGCACGCTGGCGCCGTCGGACGCAGTGCGTCTGTTGCGCGATGTGGTGGACGGGTTGGCCCACGCTCACCGTGCTGGCGTGTTGCACCGTGACATCAAGCCAGACAATGTCATGATTGCCGATCGGCACGCGTTGCTGGTGGACTTTGGTGTGGCCAAGGCCATGCGCGATGCCACGAAGCAGCACGATCTCACCAGCATCGGCTTTTCGCTTGGCACCCCGAGCTACATGGCGCCGGAGCAAGCCGCCGCCGACCCCCTCATCGATCATCGTGCCGACATTTATTCAGTTGGCGTGATGGCGTATGAAATGCTGTCGGGTACCCTGCCGTTCACCGGTGCACCACAGGCCGTCATGGCGGCGCATATCTCCAAAGCGGTTCCGCCGCTGCTCACGGTCACGCCGCATGTCCCGCCTGCGCTGGCGCAGCTGATCATGCGCTGCCTCGAGAAGGATCCGGCGTTGCGCTATCAGTCGGCAGCAGAACTGCTCGAGGCCATGGAGTCGCTGGCGACGCCATCGATGTCCACCGTGGTGTCACGACCTCCGGCCGCTCGCCGCTCACGCATGGTCTTGCTGGCCGGAATGGGAGTGGCCCTCGTGGCCGTGGCAGGCTATTTCGGAACGGCGGCGCTGCGTCGCGACCAATGGGTGAACAGCACCGGCAAGCCCATGCTGGCGCGGTTGATTGAAGCCAGCGATATCGACAGCATCGTGACTGTCGCACTCGAAATTGATCGTATTGCGAAGAACGATTCCGTCACGGCGAGTTTGCCGGGATTTATGGTGCGTCGTGCGGTGATAACGACCATGCCGGCCGGCGCGACGGTCTGTCGCGCCTCGTTTGCCGATACCACGCAGTGGCGATGCCTCGGCACCACCCCCACCGATTCCGTGTGGTTGCCGAATCGTCCCGGATTGTTCCGGTTTCAGAAGACGGGTTATCGCACCACCTATCGCGTGGAGGGGCCGCGACCCGCGCTCGTCCCGCTCGATAGCGCGTCGGCTCCGCACGCGGAAATGGAACGGATTGCCGCCGGGAACTTCGACACCTTTCTGGTAGGAACCGACGGGAATCCGGAGTTGCCCTTGGGCGAATTCCGGCTCGACCGCTTTGAAACATCCAATCGTCAGTACAAGGCGTTTGTCGACGCCGGCGGCTATCGGGACTCGAGCTACTGGGAGCATCCGTTTCGCGAGGATGGTACCGCGCTCTCGTGGGCGCAGGCCATGGCGAAGTTCGTCGATCGCAGTGGACTTCCTGGGCCGGCAACATGGGAAGGTGGCGACTACCCGGCGGGGAAGGGCGATTTCCCCGTGGGTGGTGTAAGCTGGTACGAGGCCGCGGCGTTCGCGAAGTTCGCCGGCAAGTCGTTGCCGACGCTGTATCACTGGGCCCGGGCCGCCAGTGTATACCAATCGCGCTTTGTGGTGCCGTACAGCAACCTCGAAAGCAAAGACGCACTGCCGGTTGGCACACTGCGCGGCGTGAGCTGGGCTGGTGTGTCCGATATGGCCGGCAATGTGCGCGAGTGGTGCTTCAACGATGCGGGCGCGAGTGGCCGGTACATTCTGGGCGGCGGGTTCAGCGATGCGACGTATTCGTTTGTGGATGCGTACGCACAGCCTCCCATGAGTCGTGCGGCCATCAACGGTTTTCGCCTCGCACTCTACGCGCCCAACGAACCCAGTCTCGCCGCCGCATCGGCACCCATCTCACGCGCGGTGACCGACTATGCCAAGGAAACCCCGGTATCCGCGGCGATCTACGCCGCCTACCTGCCGCAGTTCGACTACGACAAGAGTGCGCTCAACGCCAAGGTGGAACAGCGCGATACCACGCCGGAGAACTGGATTGTTGAGCGGGTGAGTTTTGATGCCGCGTACGGTGGGGAGCGCATGGCGGCGTGGATCTACCTGCCCAAACGCGCGACCCCGCCGTATCAGACCGTCGTGATGTTTCCGGGATCGGGGTCGATTGGAGCGGCGCCCAGCACCAGTACACCCGATACGCGGATCAGCTTTTTGCCGCAGGCCGGTCGTGTGGCCGTGTTCCCGATTTTCAAGAGCATCCACGAGCGAAGCGACAGCCTGCGCAGCGACATCCCCGACCGCTCCATCTTCTGGCGCGATCACGTGATCATGTGGGTCAAAGACTATCGCCGTACGCTCGACTACCTGAGCACGCGGGCCGATATCGACAGCACGAAGTTAGCCTATTTCGGCTATAGCTGGGGTGGCAACATGGGTGGGATCATTCCTGCCGTCGAACCGCGCATCAAAGCGAGCATGTTGTACGTCGCCGGCTTGACCATGGAGCGCAGTCGACCGGAAGTGGATCCCTTCAACTATCTGCCGCGCGTGACATCGCCGGTGCTGATGCTCAACGGCAAGTACGACTACTTCTTCCCGTCGGAAACGGCGCAGAAGCCGTTCTACCAACTCCTGGGCTCTCCGGCGGCCGACAAGAAATACAAGGTGTACGAAGGTGGTCATGATGTGCCGCGCACCGAATTGATCAAGGAATCCCTGGCGTGGCTGGACAGGTATCTGGGGCCGGTGTCCAGCCGGTCACCTGGACGGCGCTAAGCGTTGTTCAGGAGGCAGGCGGCCCACTCAAAAACGCGTCTGCCGGGCTGAGGAGCACCCCCGGCGCGAAGCCGAGCAGCAACAGCAGCAGAATGAGCATGGCCGCCACCACGCGCTCGCGCGTGAGCAGATCGGGGGCGAGCGATGGCGTACCGCGCCCCAGAAAGACGGTGGAGTACGTCATGAGCGTGGCCACGGCGAGGAAGGCGCTGGAGAGAATCATGGCCACGGTGCTCGTGGGACTCTCCATCCACAACGTGTGCAGCAACAGATCGTCGGCCAC contains the following coding sequences:
- a CDS encoding ArsR/SmtB family transcription factor: MQDTLSQTFSALADPTRRAILARLRQGEASVTQIAEPFLGQMTLPGVTKHLKVLERAGLVTKGREAQWRPCTLNAAPLKDAAAWMDEYRAHMEASLDRLGEYLKTVTAQVTAPVTTPTPTPTPTPTPSHPDDVSR
- a CDS encoding protein kinase domain-containing protein — its product is MTDIASRLGAALAERYEIERELGHGGMATVHLARDIRHGRTVAIKVLRPELAQAVGAARFLREINIAAQLQSPHILPLLDSGEADGLLYYVMPYIEGDSLRGLLAKEGTLAPSDAVRLLRDVVDGLAHAHRAGVLHRDIKPDNVMIADRHALLVDFGVAKAMRDATKQHDLTSIGFSLGTPSYMAPEQAAADPLIDHRADIYSVGVMAYEMLSGTLPFTGAPQAVMAAHISKAVPPLLTVTPHVPPALAQLIMRCLEKDPALRYQSAAELLEAMESLATPSMSTVVSRPPAARRSRMVLLAGMGVALVAVAGYFGTAALRRDQWVNSTGKPMLARLIEASDIDSIVTVALEIDRIAKNDSVTASLPGFMVRRAVITTMPAGATVCRASFADTTQWRCLGTTPTDSVWLPNRPGLFRFQKTGYRTTYRVEGPRPALVPLDSASAPHAEMERIAAGNFDTFLVGTDGNPELPLGEFRLDRFETSNRQYKAFVDAGGYRDSSYWEHPFREDGTALSWAQAMAKFVDRSGLPGPATWEGGDYPAGKGDFPVGGVSWYEAAAFAKFAGKSLPTLYHWARAASVYQSRFVVPYSNLESKDALPVGTLRGVSWAGVSDMAGNVREWCFNDAGASGRYILGGGFSDATYSFVDAYAQPPMSRAAINGFRLALYAPNEPSLAAASAPISRAVTDYAKETPVSAAIYAAYLPQFDYDKSALNAKVEQRDTTPENWIVERVSFDAAYGGERMAAWIYLPKRATPPYQTVVMFPGSGSIGAAPSTSTPDTRISFLPQAGRVAVFPIFKSIHERSDSLRSDIPDRSIFWRDHVIMWVKDYRRTLDYLSTRADIDSTKLAYFGYSWGGNMGGIIPAVEPRIKASMLYVAGLTMERSRPEVDPFNYLPRVTSPVLMLNGKYDYFFPSETAQKPFYQLLGSPAADKKYKVYEGGHDVPRTELIKESLAWLDRYLGPVSSRSPGRR